Part of the Acropora palmata chromosome 10, jaAcrPala1.3, whole genome shotgun sequence genome, aaagtCCCCAAATCACTCCTATCCTGGTTGCGTCACTGGCTAGAGTTGCTGGTAACATGCTGAGCGATGCCAAGCTCGTATGTAGGCATTATCAAGAcaataaattgtttaattttaaccAGTATTAGTACCACTGATTTCCGTCTGAATTCCgatttttgacagttaataatatccAGCAGCGTTTTATGATAGTCATGTATCACCGCTGTTGAAGCtgagtcgtgaaaatttaaacttgccgatttcatttgtttatatttttgagtagcagttcctggtttccttagtctagataagatcttcaaccaactggtcagtttcatgaaaaatgatggcctattctagacccaaacgctctgatttatataccctacccaagagtaaactgcttgaaaaccatacccttcacagtgGCATATACCCAGATGGCCCATTTATGGCAGTACCCCTGCCAACAgtgtttttcaaccagtgtGTTACGCTTGCCaataataagttgttttacaaagACAGTACCATGTGTTGAAAAGTAGGGGCAGGGGATTGCACCACTCACTTTTGTCAATGACTGGGGCATAATTCAAGACTGGAAATACAGCACACAAACTACGTAGCGCAGTGTAACACAGTGAGCAACAATAACATAATTGTAAATATGTACATGTATATCAGGATATGATCCCCTTTACAAATAACAAGAAACTCGTTACATCCTAGGCAACAACAGTCTTGTGTGAATTTAAGTGGCTTCACCACACTGACTTCAGTTTAAAATTGGTAATATCCcttttggaaagaaagaaaaaacaacatgcACACACATCCATACTTGTTTAAAATTGGCTTTGTCCAAATTTCTCTCACTGTCCAAAAAAATCTAAGTTGCCCAAATTTTAAAGGGGGACTGCAGCCCTCtcacacccccccccccccccggcccATACGCCTTTGAGCATACGTGCTTGCACCAGAGTGACTTGTATTATCTGATACCTAAAACGAATTTAGGTCAAGACAATACCAGTAGTAAAAATTTAACAAGCACATGCAAAACTTTTCCCTGTGCCTTTTGAGTTGAAATTATACTGCAAGCGTTCACTAACATGAAATTATATAATGAACCTTGGTTGGCTAGTATTTGTCATGTTCACAGGTTTTGTGGTAAAAGTATTTTAGAATaactgcttttgttttcctgggGTTAGTTTCAATTTTCAGGGTTAAGGTTTGGTTTAGGGCCTTTTCAGTGAATATGTGGTAGGGTCCTTTGTTGACCCCACAGTAATATTCTTAGTGCAACTACAAAGACCAAGAACGAGAGTGTTCGAACGTCGTTCCAAGCGAGAGAGTAGCCACCAGATCTAGAGTCTTCACCCGCGGTTGCCTGTATTTATCacttttgaaataaaactcTTCAAGTGTACTTGAGTGGTCAAGACCAAGGGTTTGCATTCCCGTCTTGCAGTTCGAGACGTGCGAGCGAGTTTTAACTGACACTGCAATTTCGAGGCAAGTTATGGTTTCTGTTTAGGTAAGTATTTTGGCAGTGTTCGTggatatttattttgaacacTTATCTTTCATTTGTTGGTCAGTTCATAGTATCTCTCGCTTGTTTTGGTCCTTCGCAAGTCTTATTGGGTTGCGCTGGTCAGGGTTAAGTGTACTTATGGTACATAATATAAGAGTTAAAAAAGTTGGTTCAAAGTAAATCAAGTTCCCATAAAATAACGAAGTAGAATAGTTTAATGCTTAATTAAACGTTTTTCTTTCGTCGTTGTGAGACATCAATTATTACGTGATTGTTACGTACACAACTgcaaatgttttcaaatttgaatcCCCCAGAGAGTCGTTTTTTTCAGAGGCCGGTATTGTTGAGGTACAACCTTGATTAACACTGCACATATACATGACCGGGAGAATTATTGAATAGGAAATACGCATGCAGTTAGAACAGACTtgaatttcacatttttctttcgaaattttggtttatttcacgggaatttccattttcattgtGGTAATTTGTTGAAATCTCTTATAACTGTACCACAAGTTGCAAGTCTTTTTTAATGACACGAACAACAAtatcataatttatttatcagcatttctcaaaattttaTTGCCATTGATGCTGTGCATGGCTGATGTTTATTGCAAGGGATTTATGTGACGTGTATATTCAAATTACATGGAGAGCAAACTTGTGCAATTGCATCCAAAGAATTTGCTTAATATGTAATTAGTGTGCTCCATAATCTTTTGGATGCACACTGATGATGCAACAAAGCCATTGAAATCcatgtctgtaagctttcaatggggttgaagaaactaaaatttggtaaaataatGTCATTGTTGGAAAACAAGGTTCATGGTTAGTATGCATCTGTCAAGTAATGGATGCACTTAATtgggaagttgctaagcaGTTGATGCGTGAGTGGCACTCGGTTCTtgccttattattattaaaatgtttttttttaatcattccCTTATTCTCTCCGTTTAACTTGACCTCAAGATCACCTTTTTAGTAGCTCATTCAACCAATGTTAGTTAACTGTTGTTTTTAGATCAATCAATGCAAGATGGAGTACAATCAAAGGGAGAGGCATCAAAACAACATTCAAGAATCAGTAGATGAATTGGGCTCATCTCATGTTGCTGAAGGAAAAGGGAGCTATTATACTCTCCCTTCCCGACGATTTACAACTATTGTCCAAGGACTGTTGTTCCTTGACTTGGTATCATCTGTTACACTTTGGCTTTGTGGAGGAAACAATGACTATTTGGAAGAGAATGTGCAACATTTCAAGTTCAAAGAATCTGTTTTTGATTTAGCAGTAATAGCATTCCTGAGATGTAGCATTCTGTTTTTTGTCTACCCATGGCTTGAAAGTATTTCTTTGAAGCAAATTGATCAACcatatgacaaaaagttagCTTTTAGGAAATGTTTTTGCCATGTTCTCTGCATTATCTTCTGTGTTGGATCTCTGACTTACAGTGTTACCAAAGGTACTCTTATCTTTGAGAAGATTACAGAAAGACATCACAAACTTCATCCAACTTACTTTGCTTTAGCTGTAACTgctattgtgttttcattgttgGAAATGTTATTTGCTCTGGGAAGTCTTGCTGCCATGAGGAGATTGAAAGTGCAAAGAATTCTTAACACTTCAATTAATGCAGGATCCAAGAAGAAGCAAAAGGTTAATTTAGGACGTTTGATGACTTTGGCAAAACCGGTATGTTAAGTCTTTGGATAGTGATTACATTGTAATtgctttctgttttcttttttttttttttacaagcaGTGTGTACATTAAGAGCTGCTTGGTAGCCAGTAAGAGGTAGTGTTGTGTTGAACTTAAATTAATGAAGTTTAAGGCTGGTGGGATGTCACTGTTTCAGAGATTAGCCTGTATGTTTGATAGTAACAGTGTTGATCTTGTTCTTATTTAAAGGAGCTGTGTGTGCTTTTTATTGCATCTGTTGCCCTGTTAGCCTCCAGTGGATCACAGATTGCTGCACCTTATTTCTTTGGAAGAGTGATCCAGGCTTCCATGGAAGAGGGCATGTGTGAGTACAGTCCATTGCTTGGTATCTCTTAAATGTGACCCTTTAAGGTTAGATTTACTGTACTTGTGTCCTTAAATGGTCATTTTTACCAAAGAATTACATTTCAATAACAATATGCATGGGATAACAGAGAGTGTTACTAAAGCCTGTTTATAGCTGGGAAATTTCACttagtaattattttttctgcaGCACACCTGAACAAAACAATTGTGCTGCTTTCCCTCATCTACCTTGCTGGTGCATTGGCAGCTTTGGTAAGGTCCTGGCTTTTTACTCTTGCTGGACAGAGGCTTGTTGCAAGGATCAGAAAACAGGCAAGTGTTTTGAGAAACCATGAAATTTGTTTATTGATTTTTGTgagatatttttaaattattagcATTTATTAAAGCACCAATAATTTTATGTTGGGAAGAATCTAATATTTGTCAGAACTAGCTCTCTGGATTGGCCAATTGGCACATGTAACACATCATTGCTGTCAAACTAAGAGCAGTTGTTGGCCAAACTCACTTCCCTCTTAAAGGATGAATAGTTTTGCTTTGAGCAGCTGTTTCAGTTCAATAGAGCATTAAAATGTTGATGACTAGATGAAGTACCCTCAATCATTTGAGACTGCCGTTTGTGCTGTGTGgtaattttaaaagcattcTTCCATCAGTCTATTGAACACCAAACTCGCACTTTTTAAACGTCTTAACATAAGTTCAatgctttttttccttcaattaTTTACATGTATAGCAGTCTTCAgtgtaaaataatattgtttttcatttttcttagctCTTTGCATCAGTCGTAGAGCAAGAAGTTGCATTCTTTGATAGCAACCGGTAAGAgctatttatttcattctgAGAGGTAGTCACAGCACTGATCTTGTTTGTCAATATGAATAGAGAGGCCCATTTTGGCAGCACTAGCAGGGACCATGTTTAAAACAGCAGTGGGTCTCTTGTTGAGCTTTTAATACTGATGATTGTAAGAGTTTATAGTTAACTAGAGTGTCAAGTTATTTTCTGaagcaacaataatattgcttCAAATTCGTCCTCAGCACTGGAGAGCTGATCAATAGGCTGTCTTCAGACACTCAAGTGATTCAAAATGCATTGACAGTGAGTGTTTATAGTAAGCTTATTTGACTGTTCTGTGGGATTAAAGAGGTCCAGTAGTAAATCTAATCTGCTTTTACACTCTTCAGGTAAATGTGTCCATGTTGCTGAGGTACATTATTCAAATCATAGGCTCTCTTGTGTTTATGTTTTCACTGAGTGCCAAGCTGACAGGTGTTCTCATCTCAGTTGTGCCAATTGTTGGGATAGGAGCTCAGAGATATGGTATAATGTTTATATTGTTCATTGAAGTTATTTCTAATTGTAAACGCTAGTTTTGTTTATTGACTTTCGTGTGCAATCGGACCAGTCCATCCCAGCCTTTAGGTCACGTGATCGATCGAGGTTCATTCCAGTTTAGGTCAAACCTCGGCGCTACGCGTTTTTGTTTATCAACTTGTTGTTTGCCCTGTTTATGGTTAAAAGGAACACTAATCGGACGTTCATTGTCAAGGAATTTACGGAAAATCTAAGGGATTGAACATTGCGAACACTCGTGAATCAAGGTTACGGTAAACACAAATTTTCGTAGTGTTAACAGGACAGTGTCGAGCGTTTCCCGTGTTGATCTGAACGAATACGCGAAAGATTTACAGCTGTTACAGTTTGACCTAGAGCGAATCACACAAGGAAGGACACGAAGAAAACAAGGAAGGCGACTCAAAGacgaaaatataaaatattggATGCGAAATAGATATAGAACTTGAGACTCTGTCACCACGTGCAATTTCTCCTCTGAATGGCATCGTGGATTTTCAGGAAACTTGCGCGGACGTGGCTGTGGACGCGAGAAAACGGATTCCAACGGAGAAGGGTAGGCAATTTGAGATTCAAAGGTTGAAAGAAAGTCGAAAAACTGCACTTGCTAACTTGACTAAACAGATTAACGTAATCTTGCCTTTGCTGGCCGAttttgagaatgaaaaacaagtGCGTATTGAAGTTGTTCAGTTAGATCAGCTGTTCGTAAAAATGCAAGAAGTACATGATATGTATCTCAGTGCTTTGGATGACGACAGTGAAATTGAATTAGCACGCCAATGGTATGACGCTCGTGATATGGATGTGCTTCgatcaaaacaaagaattaaTGACTATCTGCATGATGCAAAGAAGCTTCGTAGTGGCTTACATGACACAAACTCAGTGAAATCCAAATCATCTCGTCATTCAAGGGGGTCTCATTCCTCATCATCATCTACTAAGTTAAGGCTAATTGAAGCAAAGGCTAGAGCCGCTGCATTAGAGGTTGAGGCAAGATTCCTCAAGGAGAAACAAGCACTAAGAATGGCTTCCGAAGAGCTTGAGCTTCGACAAAAAATTGCAGAGGCAAAGGCAGAAGAAAGGACTTATGAGGAGTTTGATGAAGAACAAAACATTGATGGCATGAATAACTATTTGGAAGGTGTTAAGGCTAAACTTACTGCCACCCCCTTCTTATCGGAGGCAAAACCCAACGATCATACTACACTAAGGGTGCCATTTGGGAGAACCGTTGCAACGACACCTCCTGTAACCGCGCCCACTTTTGTCACTACAGCAGGCGTGAACCCAGCCGCCCGACCCTTTGTCTCAAGGAACCCCCCCATTAAAGAAGAATATGGAACACCTATTGATACCAAATTATCGCATATTAAAGGGGAAGAGTGTGTGCACAAATTTGAATCGGATCCGAGCGGTGGGGAAAGCGCAAAGCCAGACCAAAGCTATCTCAACattcatagaaaacaaacggAACTGACACAAATGATTGCCACGCAACAGGCAAGAAGTCTCTTACCTAGCCACGAGCCACCTACGTTCTCTGGGGATGTCATGTCATATCCAGCATTCATAGCGGCCTTTGAAACTCTCATAGAATCTAAGGTAGATAATTCTAGCGAGCTCTTGTATTTTTTGGATCAGTACACTAGTGGGAAGGCAAAGGAACTGATCAAGGGCTGTTTACAAATGAAGAGTGAAGACTCGTACAAGGAAGCTAGACAACTTTTGAAGAAACACTTTGGCGACCCATACAAGATAGTTAGTGCATACATTGCTAAACTATCGAACTGGCCAGCCGTAAGACCTAATGATGGAACAGGGTTACAAGAATTCTCTACTGCCCTCTAACAGGCAAGGAACGCCATGACAGGCATGCAATACATGAATGACTTGAACGCAGCTAATGTTCTTCGCCAGTTATGGGAGAAGCTGCCGAGATACCTTCGCGGTAAATGGACGGAGAGGGTAAGCAAGATAAGGAACACCAGTCAACAGGTAGCCAGTTTCAATGATTTCTCCGAATTTGTATCTCAGCAAGCCGACTTAGCGACAGACCCAGTCTACTCAGAGGAGAGCATTAGTAGATCAGTGGATACAGTTGACAAGCACCATAAGCAGAACGAACGCAAGCCTAAGAGAGGAAGGCGTACAAATTTCGCAACAGATCTGTTGACAAAAAAGGACATTGGAGGAAACTCTCTTTCCATCAGCTGTACCCTGTGCTCAAAGGCACACCACCTGGATGAATGTGCCGAGTTCCTTAAGAAACCCCTCGAAGACCGAAGAAACTTCATTAAGGAGAAGGGCTTATGTTTTGGTTGCTACAGTCCCGAACACGTTGCCAAGCATTGCAGAAATAAACGATCCTGTAAGACCTGTAATAAGAGACACCCGACGTCACTTCATGATTACAACTGGAAGccagaaagaaagaacgcCCAACATAAGGAATCAGAAATGGGAAAGGAAGACCAGGTTGTCAATGCGAACACCACAGTCTGCAATGTGACCGAAGCTGGTGATGTTCCGATCACTATGGGTATCGTCCCAATATGGTTATACCACAAGAACAATCCAAACAGTAGGATATGTGTTTATGCTCTGCTTGATAATGCCAGTGGTTGAACTTTCATTAAAGAAGATTCGTTACGAAAGCTTGGAATGGAAGGAATTGAAAGCAAACTCTCGCTCACCACTATGCATGGCACCCAAGAAATCGAGACTAAAGCTGTTGATGGCTTGATGGCTTCTCACTTTGAAAAGAACGATGTTAGCCTAGCACTTCCCAGAACTTATGTCAGGCAACAGATTCCAGCGGATCGTGACGAAATTCCGCGTCCGGAAAGGGTGCAAGAATGGCCTCATCTGCAGCAGGTTAGCAAGCACATACCAACTTACATGGACAGTGTAGAAGTAGGACTTCTTATTGGACTGAACTGCCCTGGTGCATTGCGGCCGAGA contains:
- the LOC141895606 gene encoding uncharacterized protein LOC141895606, with the protein product MQEVHDMYLSALDDDSEIELARQWYDARDMDVLRSKQRINDYLHDAKKLRSGLHDTNSVKSKSSRHSRGSHSSSSSTKLRLIEAKARAAALEVEARFLKEKQALRMASEELELRQKIAEAKAEERTYEEFDEEQNIDGMNNYLEGVKAKLTATPFLSEAKPNDHTTLRVPFGRTVATTPPVTAPTFVTTAGVNPAARPFVSRNPPIKEEYGTPIDTKLSHIKGEECVHKFESDPSGGESAKPDQSYLNIHRKQTELTQMIATQQARSLLPSHEPPTFSGDVMSYPAFIAAFETLIESKVDNSSELLYFLDQYTSGKAKELIKGCLQMKSEDSYKEARQLLKKHFGDPYKIVSAYIAKLSNWPAVRPNDGTGLQEFSTAL